A single Ignavibacteriales bacterium DNA region contains:
- a CDS encoding uroporphyrinogen decarboxylase encodes MIKNDLFLRACRKEKTERTPIWIMRQAGRYLPEYRAVRAKTDFLTLCKTPELATEVTVQPVDLIGVDAAIIFSDILVIPEAMGMYLELEEKKGPVFPEPIAHEGDLKRLKIPDPLKDLKYVMDAVSMTKRTLDNRVPLIGFAGSPWTLLTYMVEGKGSKNFALIKGLIYNNPALAHKLLDMIAESVILYLQAKMDAGADAIQIFDTWGGNLGYHDYMEFSLPYIEKIIDGIKHKDKPVIVFGKGVHYALKEISKSGADVVGLDWTIDIGRTREKIGKRVALQGNLDPTILYGSFDKIKQETVRVLESYGTGSGHIFNLGHGILPDIDPEKAKALVKYVKEESVRFHSEEKKSDKKQHRKKH; translated from the coding sequence TTGATAAAAAATGACCTATTTCTCAGAGCATGCAGAAAAGAGAAAACAGAAAGAACCCCGATATGGATCATGCGCCAGGCGGGGCGGTATCTCCCGGAATACAGAGCAGTAAGAGCTAAAACAGATTTTCTTACACTCTGCAAAACCCCTGAACTGGCGACAGAAGTCACGGTTCAGCCGGTGGATTTAATCGGAGTAGATGCCGCGATAATCTTTTCTGATATACTGGTTATTCCCGAGGCGATGGGGATGTATCTAGAACTTGAAGAAAAGAAAGGTCCCGTTTTCCCTGAGCCAATAGCTCATGAAGGAGATCTGAAGCGTCTGAAGATACCTGATCCGCTTAAGGATCTGAAATATGTGATGGATGCAGTTTCCATGACAAAACGCACTCTTGACAACCGTGTGCCGCTTATCGGCTTTGCCGGCAGCCCCTGGACTCTTCTTACGTATATGGTTGAAGGCAAGGGTTCCAAAAATTTCGCGCTGATTAAAGGCCTTATATATAATAACCCTGCCCTTGCGCACAAGCTGCTTGATATGATTGCTGAGTCTGTTATACTCTATCTGCAGGCGAAGATGGATGCCGGGGCTGATGCAATTCAGATTTTTGATACCTGGGGCGGTAATCTTGGCTACCATGATTATATGGAGTTCTCCCTGCCGTATATAGAGAAAATAATCGACGGCATTAAGCATAAAGACAAGCCGGTCATTGTTTTCGGAAAGGGAGTGCATTATGCTCTGAAAGAAATTTCAAAGAGCGGAGCAGACGTGGTGGGGCTTGACTGGACGATTGATATCGGAAGAACCAGAGAAAAGATCGGGAAACGTGTTGCTCTTCAGGGCAATCTTGATCCTACAATACTTTACGGTTCATTCGATAAGATTAAACAGGAAACTGTCCGTGTGCTTGAATCATACGGAACGGGAAGCGGACATATCTTTAACCTGGGGCATGGCATACTTCCGGATATTGATCCGGAAAAAGCAAAGGCACTGGTTAAATATGTTAAAGAAGAAAGTGTCAGATTCCACTCAGAGGAAAAGAAGTCTGACAAGAAGCAACACAGGAAGAAGCACTAA
- a CDS encoding GyrI-like domain-containing protein produces the protein MIDNNISAGLIQISTPVLCVCREFRGDYMKSSEYVSEVAEYLDQKGLPYLEKQIVGIYYDNPADTPEQDLRSWQGVLVGEYLEVEKPYFIYRIEGEYVSVKSKGDPAEIIGRAYETLFRYIHENDIRTQSREGIQIMRMTDNQFEIQLLMKVA, from the coding sequence ATGATTGACAATAATATTTCTGCCGGACTGATTCAGATCAGCACGCCTGTTCTTTGTGTCTGCCGCGAGTTCAGGGGGGACTATATGAAATCATCAGAGTATGTTTCTGAGGTGGCAGAGTATCTTGACCAAAAAGGACTGCCTTACCTGGAAAAGCAGATTGTCGGCATATATTATGATAATCCTGCCGATACGCCGGAGCAGGATCTGCGAAGCTGGCAGGGTGTTCTGGTGGGTGAATATCTTGAGGTTGAGAAGCCATATTTTATATACCGCATAGAGGGGGAATATGTATCGGTAAAAAGCAAAGGTGACCCGGCGGAGATAATCGGGAGGGCGTATGAAACTCTTTTCCGCTATATCCATGAGAATGATATCCGCACGCAGTCCCGTGAAGGAATTCAGATTATGCGGATGACAGATAATCAGTTTGAAATTCAACTTCTGATGAAGGTGGCATGA
- a CDS encoding uroporphyrinogen-III synthase yields the protein MTRFSLPRILITGEVHKKESSLGVFSGINCEAVFLPVISLKQYIDKEAFSKAYDAHADYIIFTSAFGVSSYFDYCREQNLTPVLLKQKVIAVGEKTAHALHEQGVRDAVFPEEGTAASILRLLGEGGIKGCSFLMPRSEIGREELLTGLPEKGGTVFPVTVYSNKLPERETVKEVIEALRHQKPDWIVFQSPSGVSNFISLMEIEQDKQYFSGIKIAVIGRTTGAFLISQGISYDFCPEKPSLEEIAAGIAASEGI from the coding sequence ATGACCCGCTTCTCTCTCCCGCGCATTCTTATTACCGGGGAAGTGCATAAAAAAGAATCATCGCTTGGGGTGTTCAGCGGCATTAATTGTGAAGCGGTTTTTCTTCCGGTCATATCACTGAAGCAATATATTGATAAAGAAGCATTCAGCAAAGCATATGACGCTCACGCGGATTATATCATCTTTACATCAGCCTTCGGTGTGAGCTCCTATTTTGATTACTGCAGGGAGCAGAATCTTACACCGGTTCTTTTAAAACAGAAAGTAATAGCGGTTGGTGAAAAAACAGCGCACGCACTTCATGAGCAGGGTGTAAGAGATGCTGTTTTTCCGGAAGAAGGAACTGCAGCTTCTATTCTCAGACTACTTGGAGAAGGAGGGATAAAAGGCTGCTCATTTCTGATGCCCCGTTCTGAAATCGGCAGAGAGGAATTGCTTACGGGTCTTCCGGAAAAGGGTGGAACGGTTTTTCCGGTAACTGTTTATAGCAATAAACTTCCCGAAAGGGAGACGGTAAAAGAGGTGATTGAGGCTCTGAGACATCAGAAACCGGACTGGATAGTGTTTCAAAGCCCGTCCGGAGTAAGTAATTTTATTTCCCTCATGGAGATTGAGCAGGATAAGCAGTATTTTAGCGGCATAAAAATTGCAGTTATTGGCAGGACTACCGGCGCATTCCTCATTTCACAGGGTATAAGCTATGATTTTTGTCCGGAAAAGCCCTCTTTGGAAGAGATTGCGGCAGGAATAGCGGCCAGTGAGGGTATCTAA